In the genome of Enterococcus sp. DIV2402, the window TGGAGGATTTTCCTGAACCATTCGCTCCTTGGATAGCCACACGTTCTCCTTGATTGATTTCAAATGAAATAGGTTGAAATAACTGTCGCTCACCATAGCTCAATTGTAACTGTTCTACTTTCAATAATTGCTTGCGATGTGTTGGTCGAAAGTTCATTGTTAAAGGATCAATATATTCAATATCTTTTAATAATTTTTCTTTTTCAACTGCTTGGTCTTCCATCCGCTTAACGATTGCTTTAGAGCGTTTCATTGTGCGAGCAGCTCGTGCACCAATTGCTCCGGTATCATAGATGGCTCCACTACCTTTTTTTGTTGGTGAACCATATTTGTCTTTTTCACGTCCACGTGACCACTCTGCTTTTTCTGCAGCAGTTTGTTTCAAGCGTTTCACTTCTTTTTGCAATTTCGCATTTTGTTCTTGTTCGTATACATCACGTAATCCTTTTTGCTCTTCATAAACTGAAAAATTTCCTTGATACAATATCAATTGACTTTTTTCAATGGATAAAACATGGTCCACAACTTCATCTACAAAACTCCGGTCATGACTGACGACAATAAACCCTTGTTTCTTTTTCAAATAGTCTGCCACTTGCTGACGCGCAGTTACATCTAAATGATTGGTTGGTTCATCAATCAATGGAAAATTCACATCATCTACAAATAACAATGCCAACAAAACCTTGGTTTGTTCGCCACCAGACAAACTTGAAAACTCACGCCATAATATTTCAGCATCTAGTTTGAGTAGATTCAGTTCACGCTCTAACTTCCACTGCTCAAAGTCAGAAAGCTCTTGTAAGACATAATAGGTCAATTGCGATTTATCCGTCACTGTTTGGGGAAAATACGTAAAGTTTAATTGGTGTTCAATTTTGCCACTATAAGAATATTCCCCTAGTAACAGACGTAATAAGGTCGTTTTGCCACGCCCATTACGACCAATTAACCCCAGTTTCCAAGTAGCATCTAAGGTTAAATTGGTCTCTTCAAATAATAATGTTGTTTGCGCATCAAAACCAAATGTTAAATTTTTTATTTCAATTGTTGTCATTTTATTCACCTCGACTCACCTTTTTAAAGGCAAGAAAAAATCCTTGGCTATTTTCAGGACAAGGATTCTTATACAAAGGTACACAAAAAGACCCCGTATCAAAAAACTACCCAATCCTGAAAATCTGCACACTGCTTCCTTGTAAACAAGACAGTCTTTATGCAGCTTCAACAAATTGGCTTAGTTTTTCAATAGAGGATCCCTCACTTCGTTTTTTATTAAAATAAGCATACCATGATTGAAATTTCCATGCAACGAAAAAAATTACAAGTCAAACGTTTCTTTGATTTTTGTAGCAGTTTCAACAGGTGACAACTGCGTATTGTCGATAATCAACGTTTTGGCACGTGGTTCTAATGTAGCTAATTCATTAGGTAAAGAAACCAAACGCCATTTTTCATTTGACGTGATTAACTCATGATGCGAAAATGCAATATCCCGTTTAGAAGGTTTGGCGGCCAAACGATCGTCGCCGACATTTCGCTGAATGCGTGTTTCTAAATCTGTCACCAGTTCGACAAAATAAACCTCTTCGCCAGCATCTAAAAAAATAGCCGCAATTTCTTTTAAAAATTGACGGTCATAGGCCTCACTAAACCCAATCATAATCGTAAAAATAATTGCTTCTGTGACATTATTGTTTTTATTTAACACAAAGGACTTGAACAATTCTCTACGTGTTAAATCCGATAAGCGAAAAGTTTCTTGGGTGTAACCTAAAAAATTAGCATACAAATCAATTGTCTGATGGTTATATAATAATTTGCCATCGATTTGCTTTTCCAATTCTTTGCCGACGGTCATTTTTCCTACTGCTTGTGCGCCGATTAAAACAATTAAGCTCATAGTGCCACCTCTTTCTTAATTAACTATACAAAAAAACCGCCAGTTTGGTTAGGACTGACGGAAAAAGGAGTAATTACTCTACTAAGGAGTAAAATGAAAAATAAAAAGGTTATTGTTGGTTATGGACTTAGTATAGCCCCTTTTAAGACTTCTGTCATAAAAATAACCTAATAGTTCCATTAAATATTTCTCGTTTTTCGCTTTATTTTTATCATTTTTATTTTTTCAATAATAAACTTGTCATTCGTTGAATAGAAAATGAAATAGCATCTGTTGCTGTATCTTGTTTTATTTCTGCACGATCAAAAGCTGCAACGTCAATCCCCGTTTCAAGACTCGTAATCATTTCTTCGCATCCTTGAACATATTCGGTATACGCACGTTCAAATTTTTTATGAATGCCCATCACACGTGCTGGAGGACGTAATGTACTAACCGTTTGTTGCATCGCTGTGTATTGGTTCGTTCCTTCTTTAAAAATAGTAACAATCTCTGCACGACGTTCATCTGAAATAGCCGCTAGCTCTTCTTTATCAATCGCTTGACGAATTTCTTCGTAGCAAGGATGCATTTCTTCACCGATTGCTTCTGTATTTTTTACAATATCGTTAATTTTTTGTACATAATAGCCTAAATTAGGTTTCACCCATCATTCCCTACTTTCTTTTTGTTTGCTTCATTGTACCTTTTTTCAATGATTTAGAAAAGTCAAAAAGAAAATATCCAAACTATCGAGAGGTTAACCCGCTCATTTTACATAGTTTGGATATCGTTTGTTTTATTTTTTATCAGACTATTCCGTTCGGATTAATCATCCAATTCAACTTCTAAAACTTCACCTGTTTTAGCATCTAGTTTCACATTGGTTTCTTTGTTGCCATCTTTGACTTGAACATCCCAATAAGTGATATTCATTTCTTTATCTAAATCCCAATCAGTTACTTGACCACTTTTGGCTTCATCGGTAGCAATTTTAGCAGCTTCTTCAACTGTTAATAAATCAGACAAGTCTAATTTGTCTTCTTGACGTTTGACACCTTTTTGTTCATCGGCATCTAGGGCTTCTTCTTTTTGTTTCTTCACTTCTTTGGTTTGTGCATCGACACTGACTTCGTATTCGTTGTCATCATCCACACCTTCTACTTTATAGAAATAATTTCCTAATGAAGAATCCAATTCAATGGATGTAATATCGGTATTTGGATGTGTTTCTTGATAAGCTTGAATGGCATCTTCTACCGTTACTTTAAAGGTTGGAATTTCAGCTGCAGCAGATGTAGCTGTTGCTGATGAGCTTGTCGTTGTTGCACTTGATGACGTTGATGATGTATTTGTTGGCGTTTCATTTCCTGAAGAAACTGGATTTTCAGCGGCACAGCCAGCAAAAATTAATGCTAACGCTAGGGTACTTGTATATAAGATTGTTTTTTTCACGTTGGTTTCCTCCTTTAATTTCTATCTATAGTTTAATCATTTTAACGACCCTTTACTATCGAGTTATCTAAAATTGCTATGAAGATTTTTTCATTTTTTAGGAAATTCCACGGTAAAAATACTGCCCTTTGGTTGATTATCGGCTACAGATAGCTTTCCTTGATACTTTTCAACAATCGACGCCACGATGGCTAAACCGATTCCTGAACCTTCAACTTGGCTAGAGCGCGAACTATCTACACGGAAAAAACGTTCAAAAATCCGCCCTTTCATTTCATCTGGAATGCCTTCCCCAGTATCGGCTACGTCTAATTGAATGGTTTCGTTTGCCTGTAAACGAATGTGGATAGTCTCATTGGCTGCGGAATACTTTCTGGCATTCCCAAATAAATTTTGACAAATTTGTTGCAGCTCTAATTCGTCAGCATACATATGAATGTTTTCTTGAATATCAAACGTCACTTCTTGAGGGCAAGACGCTTGTAATTTCTGAACTTCTTGTTGCACTAAGACAGAGAAATCAACCTCTTTACAAACCTGTGTAGCATGATGTTTACCTAATAGCAATAATTGATTCGTCATGGTTTCTAACCGCTTTGATTCCTTATCAATAAAATCAATTGATGGCGCAATGACTTCTGGATGGGCTGATCCACGCCGTTTGATTAATTGGACATGACCGCGAATCGCCGTTAATGGGGTTCGTAATTCATGAGAAGCATCCGTCACAAATTGCCCTTCTCGTTTCATCGCTTCCCGTTGCATGCGTAATAACTGATTAAAGGAAGATGCAGCTTGTTTAATTTCACTTGGCGTTTCTGGGACACTCAATAGTTTTGCTTGGTTGTTGGTTAACTCGATTTCTTTCATTTCTTGGGTCATTTGTTGCAAAGTCTTGCTCCATTTACCAACGAAAAAGTAAATAATCCAACTGCCGATCAATACGGCAAACAGATTTAACAGCACACTAATGACTAACATGCGCATCATCATTTCAATCACTGTATTGCCATGAATCGCAATTTCTACAGTTCGTCCTTGCTGCTGATGCCGTTGAAAATAATAAATTTCATCCTCCATCAAAATAATACCTTTAAAGATGGGTAAAGCCGTACCTTCTGCCAATTCGGTAAAAATTTCCTTGCCATCTTTTGAATAATACGTCGGACCATCTGTTAACAAAATTCGCACGGCATCCTCTTCATTTTTAGCAATTGTCACATCAACTAAAGCATCCCAATCATCTGTTGCTTGCGGTACTTCCTCTAAGGTAGTCGCAATTTCTTTGGCTTGATCGGCTAAATAATAATAAACAGAATATAAAGAAATCGTAACAAAGGCTACATTGACAATAAGTAACAAGCCCGTCAAAATGGCTACAAAACGACTTGTTAGCTGAAACTGTGCACCTTTTTTTCTATCTGTCATCTAATTCCCTCAATACATAGCCTACTCCACGTACCGTCTGAATCATTAATCCGTACTTTCCTAATTTGTTGCGAAGCGTGCGGATATACACATCCACAACATTCGTTTGTCCCATAAAATCATAGCCCCATACGGTATTTAACAATTCGTCACGTGTTTTTATTTCTTCTGGTGTTTTCATTAATTCATACAATATGCCAAATTCTTTGGGTGTTAAATAAATTTCTTCCTCATCGATGGTTACTTGGTGTTTGGCAATATCTAACTGTAATTGGTGATAGGTGATTGTTGTTGCTTCTTGTTTATTTAAGCGTCGTTCAATGACACGAATGCGCGCAAATAACTCTTCAATATCAAATGGTTTGGTAATATAATCATCCAATCCTGTATCTAAGCCAATCACAATATCCGTTGTTTGGTTGCGAGCGGTCATCATGATAATCGGAATATCGCTCTCTTTGCGAATCCGTCTAGCCACCGTAATCCCATCATATTTAGGCAACATCCAATCTAATAAAATCAAATCGAACGCATGTGTAGCAAAAGCATCTAGTGCTTCTTGTCCATCTTTCACCCAGATGACCTCATAGCCTTCAAATGTTAATTCAGATTGAATAAAACTAGCTAAACTTTCTTCATCTTCCACTAATAAAATGCTGACATTTTCCATCTACAGCCCTCCTTTTCTTCATTATAAAGAAAGACTTCCTTTTTCGAAAATGTTTAGGGTAAATAATAG includes:
- a CDS encoding Lsa family ABC-F type ribosomal protection protein, translating into MTTIEIKNLTFGFDAQTTLLFEETNLTLDATWKLGLIGRNGRGKTTLLRLLLGEYSYSGKIEHQLNFTYFPQTVTDKSQLTYYVLQELSDFEQWKLERELNLLKLDAEILWREFSSLSGGEQTKVLLALLFVDDVNFPLIDEPTNHLDVTARQQVADYLKKKQGFIVVSHDRSFVDEVVDHVLSIEKSQLILYQGNFSVYEEQKGLRDVYEQEQNAKLQKEVKRLKQTAAEKAEWSRGREKDKYGSPTKKGSGAIYDTGAIGARAARTMKRSKAIVKRMEDQAVEKEKLLKDIEYIDPLTMNFRPTHRKQLLKVEQLQLSYGERQLFQPISFEINQGERVAIQGANGSGKSSIIQCLLGQFKGEISGEIVQPQGVTISYVRQNYEDNQGTLQEFAEEHRLSYQDLLNNLRKLGIERTVFNNRIENMSMGQRKRVELAKSLATPAELFIWDEPLNYLDVFNHKQLEEVIQSIQPTMLIVEHDTTFLKNVATKIIHL
- a CDS encoding AAA family ATPase, whose amino-acid sequence is MSLIVLIGAQAVGKMTVGKELEKQIDGKLLYNHQTIDLYANFLGYTQETFRLSDLTRRELFKSFVLNKNNNVTEAIIFTIMIGFSEAYDRQFLKEIAAIFLDAGEEVYFVELVTDLETRIQRNVGDDRLAAKPSKRDIAFSHHELITSNEKWRLVSLPNELATLEPRAKTLIIDNTQLSPVETATKIKETFDL
- a CDS encoding PepSY domain-containing protein, producing MKKTILYTSTLALALIFAGCAAENPVSSGNETPTNTSSTSSSATTTSSSATATSAAAEIPTFKVTVEDAIQAYQETHPNTDITSIELDSSLGNYFYKVEGVDDDNEYEVSVDAQTKEVKKQKEEALDADEQKGVKRQEDKLDLSDLLTVEEAAKIATDEAKSGQVTDWDLDKEMNITYWDVQVKDGNKETNVKLDAKTGEVLEVELDD
- a CDS encoding sensor histidine kinase: MTDRKKGAQFQLTSRFVAILTGLLLIVNVAFVTISLYSVYYYLADQAKEIATTLEEVPQATDDWDALVDVTIAKNEEDAVRILLTDGPTYYSKDGKEIFTELAEGTALPIFKGIILMEDEIYYFQRHQQQGRTVEIAIHGNTVIEMMMRMLVISVLLNLFAVLIGSWIIYFFVGKWSKTLQQMTQEMKEIELTNNQAKLLSVPETPSEIKQAASSFNQLLRMQREAMKREGQFVTDASHELRTPLTAIRGHVQLIKRRGSAHPEVIAPSIDFIDKESKRLETMTNQLLLLGKHHATQVCKEVDFSVLVQQEVQKLQASCPQEVTFDIQENIHMYADELELQQICQNLFGNARKYSAANETIHIRLQANETIQLDVADTGEGIPDEMKGRIFERFFRVDSSRSSQVEGSGIGLAIVASIVEKYQGKLSVADNQPKGSIFTVEFPKK
- a CDS encoding response regulator transcription factor; translated protein: MENVSILLVEDEESLASFIQSELTFEGYEVIWVKDGQEALDAFATHAFDLILLDWMLPKYDGITVARRIRKESDIPIIMMTARNQTTDIVIGLDTGLDDYITKPFDIEELFARIRVIERRLNKQEATTITYHQLQLDIAKHQVTIDEEEIYLTPKEFGILYELMKTPEEIKTRDELLNTVWGYDFMGQTNVVDVYIRTLRNKLGKYGLMIQTVRGVGYVLRELDDR